A single genomic interval of Mucilaginibacter robiniae harbors:
- a CDS encoding MBOAT family O-acyltransferase encodes MNFITIDYAIFLMVTFGIYWALNKNLKVQNVFILIANYIFYGWWDYRFLLLIFVCANLDYFIGIKMYKADKLVKRRYLNLSLCLNIGVLFIFKYFKFFISSFHDALGSIGIKDNLHTLNIILPVGLSFFTFQTLSYSLDIFKGKIAPTTNYVVFLSFTSFFPQLLAGPIERAAQLVPQLSNKRYFNYYQAVDGLRQIAYGVFKKVVIADHLALRVNSIFYNYQTATSGELFKGMIFFVIELYTDFSGYSDIAIGTGKLFGFKLVTNFKTPFFAKTIPEAWTRWHISLTTWFRDYVYLPLVRRNKNRLMWRLYCTILLFVLIGLWHGANFTFVTFGILHGLYYIPNILSKRSSTIKNGITYLKEDPYLSKVSIVFTFLLVALTTVLFRAPDVHVAFIYYKRLFMFQGLSMPDHDTTKWVIILVLFFAFEWIQQHKSHQFEISKLYRPYRIAVEFCTVIAILYFGFFGQATFYYFKF; translated from the coding sequence ATGAACTTTATTACTATCGATTACGCTATCTTTTTGATGGTGACTTTCGGAATTTACTGGGCTTTAAATAAAAATTTAAAGGTTCAAAATGTTTTTATCCTAATTGCTAATTATATATTTTATGGTTGGTGGGATTACAGGTTCTTATTATTAATATTCGTTTGTGCAAACCTTGACTATTTTATTGGCATTAAAATGTATAAGGCCGATAAACTGGTAAAAAGGAGATATTTAAACTTAAGCTTATGCCTAAATATAGGTGTACTATTTATCTTTAAATATTTTAAATTTTTTATATCATCTTTTCATGATGCTTTAGGTAGTATCGGGATTAAAGACAATCTACATACGTTAAATATTATACTGCCAGTTGGATTAAGCTTTTTTACCTTTCAAACGCTTAGTTATTCATTAGATATCTTTAAAGGCAAAATTGCGCCAACTACTAATTACGTTGTATTTTTAAGCTTTACCAGCTTTTTTCCACAATTGCTTGCAGGTCCAATTGAGCGGGCAGCTCAGCTGGTTCCTCAACTATCAAACAAAAGATATTTTAACTATTATCAGGCTGTTGACGGGCTAAGGCAAATTGCTTATGGAGTTTTTAAGAAGGTGGTTATTGCAGATCATTTAGCATTACGTGTAAATAGTATTTTTTACAACTACCAAACGGCTACCAGCGGTGAGTTATTCAAGGGAATGATATTCTTTGTCATCGAGTTATATACTGATTTTTCAGGATATTCAGACATTGCTATTGGTACCGGAAAGCTTTTTGGATTTAAGCTAGTTACGAATTTTAAGACTCCATTTTTCGCTAAAACCATTCCTGAAGCTTGGACACGCTGGCATATATCTTTAACCACATGGTTTAGAGATTATGTTTACCTGCCTCTTGTTCGTAGAAATAAGAACCGTTTAATGTGGCGATTATACTGTACTATTTTGTTGTTTGTGTTAATAGGTTTATGGCATGGTGCTAACTTTACTTTTGTAACATTCGGTATATTACATGGCTTATATTACATCCCTAATATACTTTCTAAACGGTCATCAACTATAAAGAATGGTATTACTTACCTGAAGGAAGATCCTTACTTATCAAAAGTTTCAATTGTATTTACATTTTTGTTGGTTGCTTTAACTACTGTTTTGTTTAGGGCACCTGATGTTCATGTTGCATTTATTTACTACAAACGTCTATTCATGTTTCAGGGCTTAAGCATGCCTGATCATGACACTACGAAGTGGGTAATCATATTAGTTTTGTTTTTTGCATTTGAGTGGATACAACAACACAAGAGTCATCAATTCGAAATCAGTAAGCTATATAGACCCTATAGGATTGCTGTAGAATTCTGTACTGTAATCGCCATTTTGTATTTCGGTTTTTTCGGTCAGGCCACGTTCTATTATTTCAAGTTTTAA
- a CDS encoding site-specific integrase, protein MSTTNNTFGASFYLKKQKTNQAGKSPIYARITVNGKRIEISVKRSIEESNWNPVKGMAKGSREETTKLNKYLDQFKSGIVEGYQQLLLQKKFITAELLKEKVTGGDQAEFTLCKLMEYHNAEQSGVLEPGTMKNYYTTQKYIKEFIKERFKTSDKYLSELSYKFITDFQYYLMNRTPEKGQKPLNNNGLMKHIERFFKMVNLAVRLEWIDRNPFQAYQLKFDKVEREYLTKDELARIENKHFNIVRLQVVQDLFIFSCYTGLAYIDVFNLTPANLIQKSENDIWIVTNRQKTNEPVKVPLLPKALAIVEKYKGHPQALAEGKVLPTLSNQKLNSYLKEIADTCDITKPLTFHIARHTFATTVTLTNGVPIETVSKLLGHSKLSTTQIYAKVVESKLKDDMARLSARLQA, encoded by the coding sequence ATGAGTACTACAAACAACACCTTCGGCGCCAGCTTTTACCTTAAAAAGCAAAAGACCAATCAGGCAGGAAAATCACCGATCTATGCCCGCATAACCGTAAACGGCAAGCGTATTGAAATTTCCGTTAAACGTTCTATTGAGGAAAGTAATTGGAACCCTGTTAAGGGAATGGCAAAGGGCAGCCGCGAAGAAACTACCAAGCTGAACAAATACCTTGACCAATTTAAGTCCGGTATTGTAGAGGGTTACCAGCAACTTCTATTGCAAAAGAAGTTCATCACCGCCGAACTGTTAAAGGAAAAAGTAACCGGTGGAGATCAAGCCGAGTTTACACTCTGCAAATTGATGGAATATCACAATGCAGAGCAGTCTGGTGTCTTAGAACCTGGCACGATGAAGAATTACTACACTACCCAAAAGTATATTAAGGAGTTTATCAAAGAGCGGTTTAAGACAAGCGATAAATACCTGTCTGAGCTAAGCTATAAATTCATTACCGACTTTCAGTATTACCTGATGAACAGAACGCCGGAGAAAGGCCAAAAACCGCTAAATAACAACGGCCTGATGAAACATATCGAGCGGTTTTTTAAGATGGTCAATCTTGCCGTAAGGCTGGAATGGATAGACCGCAATCCCTTTCAGGCGTATCAGTTGAAATTTGATAAGGTTGAACGGGAGTATTTGACCAAAGACGAGCTGGCAAGGATAGAAAACAAGCATTTCAACATTGTCAGGTTACAGGTTGTGCAAGACCTTTTTATTTTCAGTTGCTACACGGGACTGGCTTACATTGATGTATTTAACCTAACCCCTGCCAACCTGATACAAAAATCCGAAAATGATATTTGGATAGTAACCAACAGGCAAAAGACCAATGAGCCTGTTAAAGTCCCTTTGTTACCAAAGGCGTTAGCCATAGTAGAAAAATACAAAGGCCATCCGCAGGCACTGGCCGAGGGTAAAGTATTGCCGACATTGAGTAATCAGAAGCTGAACAGCTACTTAAAGGAAATAGCAGACACATGCGACATAACAAAACCGCTTACCTTCCATATCGCCCGACATACGTTCGCTACAACGGTAACTTTAACCAATGGTGTACCTATAGAGACGGTTAGCAAGCTATTGGGGCATAGCAAACTATCCACTACCCAAATCTATGCAAAGGTCGTTGAGAGTAAGTTAAAAGATGATATGGCACGACTTAGCGCCCGACTGCAAGCGTAA
- a CDS encoding ORF6N domain-containing protein has product MENALIPDEILMNKIYMIRDQKVMLDSDLAELYGVETRRLNEQVARNIDRFPDDFMFRLNESEFDSLMSQIATSKRGGRRKLPYVFTEHGVLMLSSVLNSKQAIRVNIQVMRIFTRIRKIFLENTELHMEIETIKKKLDNQDKNMEIVFRYLDELIDKNENPKEQKRIGYKPDF; this is encoded by the coding sequence ATGGAAAATGCCCTGATACCGGACGAAATCCTGATGAATAAAATATACATGATCAGGGATCAGAAAGTGATGTTGGATAGCGACCTTGCCGAACTTTATGGTGTGGAGACCCGACGATTAAATGAACAGGTGGCTAGAAATATTGATAGGTTTCCTGATGATTTTATGTTCAGGCTAAACGAATCTGAATTTGATAGTTTGATGTCGCAAATTGCGACATCAAAACGTGGGGGTAGGCGAAAGCTCCCCTATGTATTTACGGAGCATGGTGTACTTATGCTTTCCAGCGTATTGAACAGCAAGCAGGCAATAAGAGTCAATATACAGGTGATGCGGATATTTACCCGCATACGCAAAATATTTTTGGAGAATACAGAGTTACATATGGAGATAGAAACCATTAAAAAAAAGCTTGATAATCAGGATAAGAACATGGAAATCGTTTTTCGCTATTTAGATGAGCTAATAGACAAAAACGAGAACCCGAAAGAGCAAAAGAGGATTGGTTACAAGCCCGACTTTTAA
- a CDS encoding RES domain-containing protein: MLPEITLSDLKKRLDQLKKLNLSIISYPEIIDILNKEIILPILVTEVRAGNFIERIRINKGDEIFTTKQELSYRTDLENIKSFGRANSPGSSMFYGAVISSPIQLPRIVALAETDELLRSQEKGKVDKDILMTVSKWKITKNMRLAEIVFKKNRIATTPEIEKAYQFHLKAFRKNMPEEEVQKLISILEFYSEEFSKAEITTDADYKISAAYAESAFKTGNVQGIIYPSVRTDYEGSNVALLPKTVDEHLQFEEALIIHVQIRKKKVFLDNLYRTGIVATDTNILGWYKMESASEEVKNKFFGT, encoded by the coding sequence ATGCTTCCCGAAATAACCCTCAGTGATCTAAAAAAACGCTTGGACCAGCTTAAAAAGTTAAATTTGTCCATTATCTCTTACCCTGAGATCATCGATATTCTTAATAAAGAGATAATATTACCGATCCTGGTCACAGAGGTTCGCGCTGGTAACTTCATTGAACGGATACGAATCAATAAAGGGGATGAGATATTTACCACTAAGCAGGAGTTGTCGTATCGCACTGATCTTGAAAACATCAAGAGTTTCGGTAGGGCAAACTCACCAGGTTCTTCTATGTTTTATGGTGCAGTGATCAGCAGTCCTATCCAGCTACCAAGAATAGTTGCGCTGGCAGAGACTGACGAATTACTAAGAAGTCAAGAAAAAGGTAAGGTCGATAAGGATATTTTGATGACCGTTAGCAAATGGAAGATCACAAAGAATATGCGGCTCGCAGAAATTGTATTTAAAAAAAACAGGATAGCCACTACTCCAGAAATTGAAAAGGCTTACCAGTTTCATTTAAAAGCATTTCGTAAAAATATGCCGGAGGAGGAGGTACAGAAGTTGATTTCGATCCTTGAGTTCTACTCGGAGGAATTTTCTAAAGCAGAGATCACCACGGATGCAGATTACAAGATCAGCGCCGCTTATGCTGAAAGCGCATTTAAAACCGGAAATGTTCAAGGCATTATTTACCCAAGTGTAAGAACAGATTACGAAGGTAGTAACGTCGCATTATTGCCCAAAACGGTAGACGAACATTTACAGTTTGAAGAGGCTCTTATTATCCATGTTCAGATCAGGAAAAAAAAGGTGTTCCTCGATAATTTATATAGAACCGGTATCGTCGCGACTGATACTAATATTCTTGGATGGTACAAAATGGAGAGTGCATCGGAGGAAGTGAAAAATAAGTTCTTTGGAACATAA
- a CDS encoding class I SAM-dependent methyltransferase, translating into MDIQMRLYWEAYSETFTTNDLIRTLHNPLRDYENEFVDGAIVDIGCGQTTFLLDYINTNRKLIGIDNDQYQLDLLKNRLDELRIANSKLGLLNLTLLNDPLPLETYSVVFLANILHFFDLVQCQKIINQLKLNLVSGSFIYVWAHSDKYYRNDLNDPENNEYFKHYFTLADLDSLFIPSGFERLLYSETERLFSKKEMKTQEKWLEKFLDHMEIFDKNERQSIKDEELINNPENDIMCIYKLL; encoded by the coding sequence ATGGATATTCAGATGCGTCTATATTGGGAGGCCTATTCAGAGACTTTCACAACTAATGATTTAATCAGGACATTGCATAATCCCTTGAGAGATTATGAAAACGAATTTGTTGATGGTGCCATAGTGGACATAGGTTGCGGCCAAACAACTTTTCTCTTGGATTATATTAATACCAACAGAAAGTTAATAGGTATTGACAATGACCAATATCAACTTGACTTATTAAAAAACAGATTAGATGAGCTTCGTATCGCTAATTCAAAATTAGGATTGCTTAATCTCACTTTGCTAAATGACCCTTTGCCATTAGAAACCTATTCAGTAGTGTTTCTGGCGAACATTTTACACTTTTTTGATTTGGTACAATGCCAAAAGATAATAAATCAATTGAAACTGAACTTGGTTTCAGGTTCATTTATATACGTTTGGGCTCATTCGGATAAATATTATCGAAATGACCTGAACGATCCAGAGAATAATGAATATTTCAAGCATTATTTCACATTAGCAGATTTAGATAGCCTATTCATACCATCTGGGTTTGAAAGACTATTATATTCAGAAACGGAACGGCTATTTTCAAAAAAGGAAATGAAGACGCAGGAAAAATGGCTTGAAAAGTTTCTTGACCACATGGAAATTTTTGATAAAAACGAACGTCAATCAATTAAGGATGAAGAATTAATTAATAATCCTGAGAACGACATAATGTGCATATACAAACTATTGTAG
- a CDS encoding AAA family ATPase: MGTKLLRYKVINFRSIEESDWIEAGENTCLVGTNEAGKTNLLIALWKLNPANKEPIIPLADYPRHLYSQYKADGHEEDVFIKADFELDEAVKNKVAADCGCDPEQVSKVLVQRKYKGTYYLDLPYSKIEKYDKKRVEIIIGKFISILHSSEHYIKESPDLKSKIDGVLNGLLTAYSEQFLLKSDVDAIIAQISTLMTDFGKKQNLPEVFNKQLLPHLKKIQNSFDGKAIDTTPETRNYILKNIPKFVYYSDYGNLDSEIYLPRVIEDLERTDLTEAARAKARTLDVLFQYVKLSPQEIYELGNDRKVIVKKLDYSGNVVSSEEQDLSEEEVSNWAEKKKERGVLLRSAASELTKSFKKWWQQGNYIFSFEADGSHFRINVSDELRPESIELEGRSRGLQWFFSFFLVFLVETKQEHANAILLLDEPGLSLHPLAQYDLATFFRNLSENNQLIYTSHSPFLVDMDNLANVKAVYVDKSSGRTKISANLRYDEADAEKSIYPVHAALGLTVSDTLLLGCTPVLVEGPSDQIQLTLIKRYLISKGKMLNNKELVFIPTGGVRGMGPVTKLVASRDNKLPYVLLDSDKPGKDYLKQVKNGAYKDQQDKVLDVAAFLGDKAFEIEDLIPVKAVANVVDRMFRGKTYFEDGMVEGEPIVDQIEQWVKENSIVLQQGWKVDVARELLNNFDRVTKDVPAELEAQWVTLFETFSKN; the protein is encoded by the coding sequence ATGGGAACAAAACTACTTAGATATAAAGTTATAAATTTTAGGTCGATAGAAGAAAGCGACTGGATTGAGGCTGGTGAAAATACTTGCTTGGTTGGCACTAATGAAGCCGGCAAAACGAATTTGTTAATCGCATTGTGGAAATTGAATCCAGCAAATAAAGAACCTATTATTCCTCTTGCTGACTATCCACGCCATCTCTACAGCCAATATAAAGCCGATGGACATGAAGAAGATGTGTTTATTAAAGCTGATTTTGAATTGGATGAAGCCGTTAAAAATAAAGTCGCTGCAGATTGTGGATGCGACCCAGAACAAGTGTCTAAAGTTTTAGTTCAAAGGAAATATAAGGGGACTTATTACCTAGATTTACCTTATTCTAAAATTGAGAAGTATGATAAGAAGCGCGTAGAAATTATAATAGGGAAGTTTATCAGCATATTACATAGCTCTGAACACTACATAAAGGAATCACCAGATCTCAAAAGTAAGATCGACGGTGTTTTAAATGGTTTATTAACTGCTTACAGCGAGCAGTTTCTGCTTAAATCAGATGTTGATGCCATTATTGCCCAGATAAGCACTCTTATGACTGATTTTGGCAAAAAGCAAAACTTGCCGGAAGTCTTTAACAAACAACTTCTTCCCCATTTAAAGAAAATACAAAATTCATTTGATGGTAAGGCAATAGATACTACACCGGAAACACGTAATTACATACTCAAAAACATTCCCAAGTTTGTATACTACTCTGACTATGGGAACTTAGATAGTGAAATTTATTTGCCAAGAGTTATAGAAGATTTGGAACGAACTGATCTGACAGAAGCCGCACGTGCTAAAGCCAGAACTTTGGACGTGCTATTTCAATACGTCAAATTATCACCTCAAGAGATCTATGAATTAGGTAATGACAGAAAAGTTATCGTCAAAAAGTTAGACTATTCCGGTAATGTAGTAAGCTCAGAGGAACAAGATTTAAGTGAAGAGGAAGTTTCTAATTGGGCTGAAAAGAAAAAAGAACGTGGGGTATTACTTCGATCAGCTGCCAGCGAGTTGACCAAGAGTTTCAAAAAATGGTGGCAGCAAGGGAATTATATTTTTTCATTTGAAGCAGATGGCAGCCATTTCAGAATAAATGTTTCAGACGAATTAAGACCGGAGTCAATCGAGCTCGAAGGCAGAAGCAGAGGGCTACAGTGGTTCTTTTCATTTTTTCTTGTGTTCTTAGTGGAAACAAAACAAGAACATGCCAACGCCATTTTACTTTTAGACGAGCCAGGGCTTTCTTTGCATCCCTTAGCTCAATATGATCTTGCAACATTTTTTAGAAATCTATCTGAGAACAACCAATTAATATATACATCTCATTCTCCATTTTTAGTTGACATGGACAATTTGGCTAATGTTAAAGCTGTATATGTAGACAAGAGTTCTGGAAGAACAAAAATCTCGGCTAATCTTCGTTACGATGAAGCAGATGCTGAAAAATCGATATATCCGGTGCATGCCGCATTGGGTTTAACAGTGTCAGACACTTTATTATTGGGTTGTACACCTGTGCTTGTCGAAGGGCCAAGCGATCAAATTCAATTGACTTTAATTAAGCGCTATTTAATAAGCAAAGGTAAGATGCTAAATAATAAAGAATTAGTATTTATTCCAACTGGCGGTGTTAGAGGTATGGGCCCAGTTACCAAATTAGTGGCTTCGCGTGACAATAAACTTCCGTATGTGCTGTTGGATTCTGATAAACCAGGTAAAGATTACTTAAAGCAGGTAAAAAATGGCGCTTATAAGGATCAACAGGATAAAGTATTGGATGTTGCTGCCTTCTTGGGAGATAAGGCTTTTGAGATTGAGGATTTGATACCTGTTAAAGCTGTTGCTAATGTTGTTGACCGCATGTTCAGAGGTAAAACGTATTTTGAAGATGGAATGGTAGAAGGTGAGCCAATAGTAGATCAAATTGAGCAGTGGGTAAAAGAAAATTCAATTGTTTTGCAGCAAGGCTGGAAAGTTGACGTTGCAAGGGAATTGCTTAATAATTTTGATCGAGTGACGAAGGATGTTCCGGCCGAACTTGAGGCTCAATGGGTTACTCTCTTTGAAACTTTTAGCAAAAATTAA
- a CDS encoding helix-turn-helix transcriptional regulator, whose amino-acid sequence MTIINEEALTRCIRDAVGTELKEHFKKGGSPPHPDDERLLSKQELATELGVSLVTLTDWMKKGLPFLRLHKRVYFKKSEVLNAMQQKVNDTEDKKCKQTN is encoded by the coding sequence ATGACAATCATTAACGAAGAGGCCCTGACCAGATGCATCCGGGATGCCGTCGGGACAGAACTAAAGGAACATTTTAAGAAAGGTGGCAGCCCGCCACACCCTGACGACGAGCGGCTATTATCCAAACAGGAACTGGCCACCGAACTGGGCGTGTCCCTGGTTACACTCACCGACTGGATGAAAAAGGGCTTGCCCTTTTTGCGCCTGCACAAGCGCGTGTATTTTAAAAAAAGCGAAGTGCTTAACGCCATGCAACAAAAAGTAAACGATACGGAGGATAAGAAATGCAAGCAAACGAATTAA
- a CDS encoding helix-turn-helix domain-containing protein, with protein MQANELITKEDLRQFKNEMLTEMKLLLKPGGTSQSKQWLKSYEVRKLLNISPGTLQNLRVNGTLRYTKIGGLLYYKYEDILGLLEENSR; from the coding sequence ATGCAAGCAAACGAATTAATCACTAAAGAAGATTTGAGGCAATTCAAGAACGAGATGCTGACCGAGATGAAGCTATTGCTCAAGCCCGGAGGTACCAGCCAAAGCAAGCAGTGGCTGAAAAGTTACGAGGTCAGAAAGCTGCTCAACATCTCCCCAGGCACCCTGCAAAACCTGCGGGTAAACGGCACGCTTCGTTACACGAAGATCGGCGGCCTGCTCTATTACAAGTACGAAGACATCTTGGGGCTGCTGGAAGAAAACAGCAGATAA